The Gouania willdenowi chromosome 22, fGouWil2.1, whole genome shotgun sequence nucleotide sequence TAATATAAGTGCTCAGAGTTTTACAGAAGTCAATGTTAACTGGGTTTACGAGGCTAGAGTGCATGAGCTGTTATTGTATGCTGTGCAAGTCATGGAactgcttgttcatgtggaattgTTGGTTTTATATTTTGTGACGAGCTTGGATTGATTTGAACAACAAATAATGGTCATATTCATTTTGGTGGGGTAATCACTCGTATTTGAGTTGCATGTGAATCTGAAGACTGGGCTGTATCCTGCCTTTGTCCTAAATAGGCAGAAGGAATTGTGTATAGAATGACAAAGCAGATTTTTGTTATCAAtatcaaaaaacatttaaaaactgctgCTGTATATGGCATGTAATAACCTAAGCCAAACCAGTTTTATTACTAAGCCTGGAGTCAATAATGTTCTTCATAAGTGCAGTTTGGATAAAATGTAGACCTTTTTGATACAGGGGGCAGCTTAGTGTGATCTTCATGATtcaattaaaaacaactaaaaaaaacatcatagtAAACGTTGTAAAATTGAAATGATcgaccaaaaaatatagaattaaATGAATTTATACAATGTTTCAGCGGATGTGTCTCACGTGACTGCAAAACTGGGACAATGTTGACTCGACCCctttagattattattaatcattataTTTGTCACataatatttgtatatatttattgaagACGGCAGTGCAACTATTCCTAACAGAATATATAGATTTGGActatttttgttgcatttttattatttatttattttcagtatTCAAGGAAAATATTTGGTTATTTTCAGActtacattattattgttattattattattacatgttgtAATTTAGCAGAGACAcgctaaaaaaaattttttttagataaaaaaaaaaaagtatgtttgtGTTCACCTCTGGAGGATACAGCGGGGTGTCAGACTGAGTGCAGCAGGCACAGCAGCACTGAAAGTCGGTGTGGTGACGCTGCAGAGCCGCGGAGCTCGAACCACGGTAGAGAAGTGACTGCTGATCCTCGTTGTGCTGCTatgtgcagacacacacagcggTCTGAGCAGCCCTGAGAGTACAAACAGAACATAATTTATGTTAAGTGATAAACAGCTGGCCTTCACATGAGGATAAAGTAAAATCTTGTATGATAAATGTCAAACTGGTCACATACCGGACAACCTCCGAGCCAGAGCGGCCGCCATCTTTTCTGTACTGCGCCTGCGTAACTACAGTGTCGGTTTAGGACAAACTTCATCTCAGCCATAACAAAATACTGCCGTCTAGTGGTTACTGATGGACAGTCACAGCATTTCAGCTGCAATAGGaaatttaaaaaccaaaatgttctttttatgtGGAGACttacatttgcaatttcaaccCGTTCATAACCAAAACTTCGCTTTATACGTGCTTTTTATTATTAGAGGATAAAAATCATACTAATAGATATTTTTTCCTTTCAATTTCTTGTTTCTGATTTATAATTGttctcttttttgtgtactttgccttgtgtttgtcttgttttgaacaggttttattttgaagttgctTCAAAGTTTCCTTCGTTTTAGTTAAGATTATTTTAATTCGAAATAATATTACAAAagcattgtgtatttgtgctttcGCTGTATGCCTCAGTTCAATGTCCATCTGCCCCATGAAGCCCTTCCCAATGAATTCTAAAGCTTATGACAGCAGAATTATATGTTGATGATAGCTGTaatattaattcaattcaattaattaCAGAACCAGTCTAAGGGGCAGCTCTACATCATTGCACCACCACCGTGCTTCACTGAGGTGGGATTTATTTGATTATGAGTTTCTTTCTGGTACAAATGTATCTGTTGTGAAACACCAATGTTGTTTGGTGCATAACGTTTTTATCAAAGCTTTAATACATGTAAgctgtattttgttatttatgaAATTTAGAAAAAACCTACAATGATCTAAAATGGTGAAAGAACGAGAGTTTGAAGTATTTTTAAAATCAGGCCAAGGATCGTAAAGGATGTTATTGTGCAGACGGAGAAATAtgagaaatgtgatttttttttttaatattgcctCAGTAAAGTAATACAAATAGGGCtattcatgcttgtttttgggACATTGAGAGAGGTTGTCAAAAATTGTTGCATTAATTACAAAACCATTAGAAAATACAATGATCTGTCTATTTTCCTTTACATGTGCCCCCCTTAAAAGCACAAGAAAACCAACCATTGCCCAAATATatcaacaaaactacaaaaaaaacattacttacaatagaacaaaaacatttttaaaaaatagcacGAGAAGTTCACAAAGAAACTGGTCACACACAGCAGTCCACTAACATACAGTATGAATGCAAAGTGAATCCATTACCTCAGGAATAAAAGTGTAACAGGTTCCCACCACATTGAGACATGCATCTCGTTGTTTTTCCATGTGTTATAACACGCTTTTCAGAATCCAATAAACCAATATACAAAAGGAACAGCTTTCTTCAAGTCAAACAATTATATGTTCAAAAAGCCACCACTGCTCATACAAATATGAAACTTCTGCTAGATTGCATGTATTGTAGGATCATTGGCAGTTCTTTAGTCTTTGATGGTTCACCAGCCAGCGTAGACAGGCTCTGCGTCACAGGGCAGCCCATAGTTTCGACCCTGAGGTCTCACTTTGCGTAAAAGAGGAGCTCTAGCACTCGCCAGCTCAGCGTCTGGATCTCTCCGTCGACGCACAACCAGTAAAACGATGAAGAGTAAAGCCACTGCAAAAGATAGATAACATTGGAGACACCATGGGTTCAATCTGATTTTAGATTATGTCCTTTCAGTGTTTTAACATCATTTCCTGCCTCCTcgcactttatttatatttattttgagcaatttaatacaaacagaaaaagtatATACATGATATGTATGAACATAAATATTGGAGATAACTAATCAGACTGCTCGAAAGGGAGTTGAATGAAGTAGCATTGATTATCTCCCACGCCCATTTTTCATTCAGTTTTCAAAACTTATGTTCCTGACATTTTCAACTTTACATACATCAATGAATATTATATACTTACACAAGGCTGATACACATTAATACTTCCACAACATCTTTGATGACAATAAACATGTTAGATCTTATTGCACTTCCTCAGCTCTATACTTTGAGaagaaacattgtttgcaacATTCTTGTATTTCATAGACATACAcattcaataaattaaaaaacagggCAAAAGTTTCACTCACCCCCTCCACCGACGACTAAAAACGCAATGGTAACAGGAGCCAATTCACAAGTGTCCCCTGCTTTACGGAAGAACGTCTCCATGCAGTACCCGGGGGCCATGCTGCCCATCGGACAGAAAGCATCACTGGGACACTGGATGGGGTTCACATCTGGGCTCTGAGAGAATAATACACTGTCACTGAAGCTGCAGAAACACACTCTGCTCTCACTATGttcattagcattagcgctgttcagggttggggtcatttatttctgtaatcacgtaattgataaataattacaattaggatgtaattgtaattgaaaaaaaatctattgctgTTGGAATCGTAATagatttgtaattgagttcagataactgatattgtaattggcatggaaattcaatatataaaaaaaaaactgtaatttacaatttcattaaactcaaaactggggaaccggttctatgtcttacacatatgtTCATCAAGTTTTCCAAAACAAGTCAGTTTTTCTTGAgaatcattttatcatttaaaaaaaaaaaaaaaaatgacattgaggggtatactgacagaaaaaatgctcagacggccacaacagaaatattaataccaatattttccttgattaggaatcctaacaaggtaactaagagatatgaaacaaattagataataaataatattttttagtgtattttacagctgatttcagacatgggtcaaaactgacttgttatcataagagttgctaacagaaagctaacacaagaggaaggctatgttttatggggttatttattaaaggctcaataaatgtgattatttataattgaattttagtaattgagaatgtaattataatgtacttttaggggaaaaataatgattgtaattgcaattgtaatttcaaataaTACCAGTCACCACAATTTCAATTGAATTGTaagtgaacatggataattgaagaggtaattttaattgaaaactgtaattgaccccaaccctggctctgTTTGTGCAGCACTCACTGGGCAGTAGTGATTTTCCGGGCATAAATCACAGTTTTCCTGTCCCCAGTGGATCTGGTAGAAGCCACTGCTACAGATCTGACACGTGGTCTGATGAGGGGCCTTATGCATgcctgtttaaaaacaaaacaaacacttaaGGACACAGTTTGATGGGTAATCATTCAGAGGTCTcattgcaaacttgtattacctGGGCGACATGGAGTGCAGTCTTTAGCAGCTGCCTGCAGCGCTTCTGTTCCAGTAGGACATGTTTGACACTCGGAGCAGCCAGATGAGCTTTAAAAGAAAGCATGAAATACATAGTATAGAAAACCTTTGAAAAACATTAGAAGTTgtgtaattataaaataattgatCATATTTGGTATGTTTATTACAATagtaacaataatgataatattaatatatataatatatccagtatatctatataatataatatatgacTGTTCGGGGTGCACccctgcattattattattattattattattattattaatgtagcAGCAATCACTGAGCCTTCAGGTGGATTTCTTCAGGCAAGCACAGACAGAACAGCAGACCTCAATCTTACATTTGCACAAGATACAAAATCTTCAAAATGGCTGAGTTTAAATCTGAGGTCTGTTGTCTCCCTGATTTCATCCTCAATTTATCAACGTCTCACTTATTACACAGTCATATTAGATAGATTTAATATGTTGGTTCAGCATAGTAGAAGGGCTCAGGAATCGTCTCTTCTCGTTCTTCTTTTTGTAACAGTTTTCAACCGACATGAAATTCTATTAGAGTTTAAAAAAGAGCCCCTAACGTCTAAATCAAATTTAATACACtaattgtatgtgtgtgttgcgTTTGTGGACACAGTCGTGTTGTTGACAAACATAACCATGAGATGAAAGAAGCATGGGATGTTAAATTATTggattttttcaaaacaagcTCAAATTTCCACTCTTATTTTTGGACCCTGgttactgaaaaataaacaaagatatCGCCCACTATCTTAAAAGTGCGACCTACTTGCAAAAACGTCCAACAGAACATGGTGAACAAGAAGTAGCACTCTGCTGGGACGAATGGAATCCTGAAAAAATCAGAaagaaaaagttacaaaaagaGAATATAggataaacatgcatataatgTTTAATACAGCAGATAATCTggtaaaaacacattatttgtgtgttcttggagtagTTTTGTTTGGGGGGCTGTGCAGCATTAACCTGAGGGCCATGTGGCTCTCGGGTCATCAGTTGacaccccttgtgttacgttacagttAATAGCTCCATCCcgtgtgttacgttacaattgaTAGCTCCGCACCCTGTATTATGTTACAGTTATTAGTTCCGCCCtttgtgttacattacagttattagctccaccccttgtgttTCGTTTAAATATTTTGCTCTActccttgtgttacgttacagttGTTAGATccaccccttgtgttatgttacaattaatagctccgcctcCTATGTTAGGTTACAGTTAATAGCTTCGCCCCTTGTGTTACCTTGCAATTAATAGCTCCgctccttgtgttatgttacaataattagctccgccccttttgttacattacagtaattagctccACGTGTTCTGTTACGTTACAGttcatagctccaccccttgtgttaAGTTACAGTTATTAGGTCCGCCCtctgtgttacattacaaataatagctctgccccttgtgttatgttataattaatagctccgccccttgttacattacaattaagAGCTCCACCCCCTGTGTTACGTTACATTAGTTAGTTTACATTAGTTATTATGTGCTCGACATCTCACAGTAATGGCCAAGGTGAGATTCGAACCAGTGACTCTCCGATCACGGCATATGatcaaaataatgcgttttaaTTTTAActcagtaaaaaaagaaaaaaatccatctCTTTTCATGAAATGCCTCATTCAGAATGAATGAATCTTTGTTGACATTGCACAAAAACGTACAATGAAAATTTCTATttctacgcacacacacactcacaaaacCAATAAATATTTGCATATGAATGTGCATATATAgcacaaaacataataataataataatgaacacATATTGA carries:
- the LOC114456641 gene encoding tumor necrosis factor receptor superfamily member 9 isoform X3 — protein: MNTTVITNVTSVTPTPVIFSSTTPGCFAFNVSTCEACAPGSRYDNNTLLCTCCPNPGLCLFPGACLPCDRGFYQPLIGQQRCLPCSQGFYTNFTGSPLCQPCPAGSFNNNTGRDSCTSCSPGFHSSQQSATSCSPCSVGRFCNSSGCSECQTCPTGTEALQAAAKDCTPCRPGMHKAPHQTTCQICSSGFYQIHWGQENCDLCPENHYCPSPDVNPIQCPSDAFCPMGSMAPGYCMETFFRKAGDTCELAPVTIAFLVVGGGVALLFIVLLVVRRRRDPDAELASARAPLLRKVRPQGRNYGLPCDAEPVYAGW
- the LOC114456641 gene encoding tumor necrosis factor receptor superfamily member 9 isoform X2 — encoded protein: MVMCRMGGVRGLLPVVSACLLGLVLSQTTLTPVVMNTTVITNVTSVTPTPVIFSSTTPGCFAFNVSTCEACAPGSRYDNNTLLCTCCPNPGLCLFPGACLPCDRGFYQPLIGQQRCLPCSQGFYTNFTGSPLCQPCPAGSFNNNTGRDSCTSCSPGFHSSQQSATSCSPCSVGRFCNSSGCSECQTCPTGTEALQAAAKDCTPCRPGMHKAPHQTTCQICSSGFYQIHWGQENCDLCPENHYCPSPDVNPIQCPSDAFCPMGSMAPGYCMETFFRKAGDTCELAPVTIAFLVVGGGVALLFIVLLVVRRRRDPDAELASARAPLLRKVRPQGRNYGLPCDAEPVYAGW
- the LOC114456641 gene encoding tumor necrosis factor receptor superfamily member 9 isoform X1; this encodes MFFTINHSGVVCVFPRYFLLCFCLAGLVLSQTTLTPVVMNTTVITNVTSVTPTPVIFSSTTPGCFAFNVSTCEACAPGSRYDNNTLLCTCCPNPGLCLFPGACLPCDRGFYQPLIGQQRCLPCSQGFYTNFTGSPLCQPCPAGSFNNNTGRDSCTSCSPGFHSSQQSATSCSPCSVGRFCNSSGCSECQTCPTGTEALQAAAKDCTPCRPGMHKAPHQTTCQICSSGFYQIHWGQENCDLCPENHYCPSPDVNPIQCPSDAFCPMGSMAPGYCMETFFRKAGDTCELAPVTIAFLVVGGGVALLFIVLLVVRRRRDPDAELASARAPLLRKVRPQGRNYGLPCDAEPVYAGW